A window from Drosophila yakuba strain Tai18E2 chromosome 3L, Prin_Dyak_Tai18E2_2.1, whole genome shotgun sequence encodes these proteins:
- the LOC6532855 gene encoding LIM/homeobox protein Awh isoform X2, with protein sequence MKTELRSCAACGEPISDRFFLEVGGCSWHAHCLRCCMCMCPLDRQQSCFIRERQVYCKADYSKNFGAKCSKCCRGISASDWVRRARELVFHLACFACDQCGRQLSTGEQFALMDDRVLCKAHYLETVEGGTTSSDEGCDGDGYHKSKTKRVRTTFTEEQLQVLQANFQIDSNPDGQDLERIASVTGLSKRVTQVWFQNSRARQKKHIHAVREPEGSSFARHINLQLTYSFQNNAQNPMHLNGSKAGLYPTHESSMDELSQDSSVHCMPSEV encoded by the exons atgaag ACTGAGCTGCGTTCCTGCGCAGCGTGTGGGGAACCCATCTCGGATCGGTTCTTCCTGGAGGTCGGCGGCTGCTCCTGGCACGCCCACTGCCTCCGCTGCTGCATGTGCATGTGCCCCCTGGATCGCCAGCAGTCCTGCTTCATCCGGGAGCGGCAGGTGTACTGCAAGGCCGACTACAGCAA AAATTTCGGCGCCAAGTGCTCGAAGTGCTGTCGCGGCATCTCCGCCTCGGATTGGGTGCGTCGGGCACGGGAGCTGGTCTTCCACCTAGCCTGCTTCGCCTGCGACCAGTGTGGACGCCAGTTGTCCACCGGCGAGCAGTTCGCCCTCATGGATGACCGGGTGCTCTGCAAGGCTCATTATCTGGAGACGGTCGAGGGTGGCACCACATCGAGCGACG agGGCTGTGATGGCGATGGTTATCACAAGAGCAAGACGAAACGGGTGCGCACCACATTCACCGAGGAGCAGTTGCAAGTGCTGCAGGCCAACTTCCAGATTGACAGTAATCCGGATGGCCAGGATCTGGAGCGGATCGCCTCGGTGACCGGTCTCAGCAAGCGTGTGACGCAAGTGTGGTTCCAGAACTCGCGAGCGCGTCAGAAAAAACACATACATGCTG TACGCGAACCGGAAGGAAGCTCATTTGCGCGTCATATTAACCTGCAGTTAACGTATTCATTTCAGAATAACGCACAGAACCCAATGCATTTGAACGGCTCTAAAGCGGGTCTATACCCGACTCATG AATCCTCTATGGATGAATTGTCGCAGGACTCCAGTGTGCACTGTATGCCCAGCGAGGTGTGA
- the LOC6532855 gene encoding LIM/homeobox protein Awh isoform X1, with the protein MKTELRSCAACGEPISDRFFLEVGGCSWHAHCLRCCMCMCPLDRQQSCFIRERQVYCKADYSKNFGAKCSKCCRGISASDWVRRARELVFHLACFACDQCGRQLSTGEQFALMDDRVLCKAHYLETVEGGTTSSDEGCDGDGYHKSKTKRVRTTFTEEQLQVLQANFQIDSNPDGQDLERIASVTGLSKRVTQVWFQNSRARQKKHIHAGKNKIREPEGSSFARHINLQLTYSFQNNAQNPMHLNGSKAGLYPTHESSMDELSQDSSVHCMPSEV; encoded by the exons atgaag ACTGAGCTGCGTTCCTGCGCAGCGTGTGGGGAACCCATCTCGGATCGGTTCTTCCTGGAGGTCGGCGGCTGCTCCTGGCACGCCCACTGCCTCCGCTGCTGCATGTGCATGTGCCCCCTGGATCGCCAGCAGTCCTGCTTCATCCGGGAGCGGCAGGTGTACTGCAAGGCCGACTACAGCAA AAATTTCGGCGCCAAGTGCTCGAAGTGCTGTCGCGGCATCTCCGCCTCGGATTGGGTGCGTCGGGCACGGGAGCTGGTCTTCCACCTAGCCTGCTTCGCCTGCGACCAGTGTGGACGCCAGTTGTCCACCGGCGAGCAGTTCGCCCTCATGGATGACCGGGTGCTCTGCAAGGCTCATTATCTGGAGACGGTCGAGGGTGGCACCACATCGAGCGACG agGGCTGTGATGGCGATGGTTATCACAAGAGCAAGACGAAACGGGTGCGCACCACATTCACCGAGGAGCAGTTGCAAGTGCTGCAGGCCAACTTCCAGATTGACAGTAATCCGGATGGCCAGGATCTGGAGCGGATCGCCTCGGTGACCGGTCTCAGCAAGCGTGTGACGCAAGTGTGGTTCCAGAACTCGCGAGCGCGTCAGAAAAAACACATACATGCTGGTAAGAATAAAA TACGCGAACCGGAAGGAAGCTCATTTGCGCGTCATATTAACCTGCAGTTAACGTATTCATTTCAGAATAACGCACAGAACCCAATGCATTTGAACGGCTCTAAAGCGGGTCTATACCCGACTCATG AATCCTCTATGGATGAATTGTCGCAGGACTCCAGTGTGCACTGTATGCCCAGCGAGGTGTGA
- the LOC6532855 gene encoding LIM/homeobox protein Awh isoform X3, translating into MCMCPLDRQQSCFIRERQVYCKADYSKNFGAKCSKCCRGISASDWVRRARELVFHLACFACDQCGRQLSTGEQFALMDDRVLCKAHYLETVEGGTTSSDEGCDGDGYHKSKTKRVRTTFTEEQLQVLQANFQIDSNPDGQDLERIASVTGLSKRVTQVWFQNSRARQKKHIHAGKNKIREPEGSSFARHINLQLTYSFQNNAQNPMHLNGSKAGLYPTHESSMDELSQDSSVHCMPSEV; encoded by the exons ATGTGCATGTGCCCCCTGGATCGCCAGCAGTCCTGCTTCATCCGGGAGCGGCAGGTGTACTGCAAGGCCGACTACAGCAA AAATTTCGGCGCCAAGTGCTCGAAGTGCTGTCGCGGCATCTCCGCCTCGGATTGGGTGCGTCGGGCACGGGAGCTGGTCTTCCACCTAGCCTGCTTCGCCTGCGACCAGTGTGGACGCCAGTTGTCCACCGGCGAGCAGTTCGCCCTCATGGATGACCGGGTGCTCTGCAAGGCTCATTATCTGGAGACGGTCGAGGGTGGCACCACATCGAGCGACG agGGCTGTGATGGCGATGGTTATCACAAGAGCAAGACGAAACGGGTGCGCACCACATTCACCGAGGAGCAGTTGCAAGTGCTGCAGGCCAACTTCCAGATTGACAGTAATCCGGATGGCCAGGATCTGGAGCGGATCGCCTCGGTGACCGGTCTCAGCAAGCGTGTGACGCAAGTGTGGTTCCAGAACTCGCGAGCGCGTCAGAAAAAACACATACATGCTGGTAAGAATAAAA TACGCGAACCGGAAGGAAGCTCATTTGCGCGTCATATTAACCTGCAGTTAACGTATTCATTTCAGAATAACGCACAGAACCCAATGCATTTGAACGGCTCTAAAGCGGGTCTATACCCGACTCATG AATCCTCTATGGATGAATTGTCGCAGGACTCCAGTGTGCACTGTATGCCCAGCGAGGTGTGA